A window from Nycticebus coucang isolate mNycCou1 chromosome X, mNycCou1.pri, whole genome shotgun sequence encodes these proteins:
- the RPS4X gene encoding 40S ribosomal protein S4, X isoform isoform X2: MLDKLTGVFAPRPSTGPHKLRECLPLIIFLRNRLKYALTGDEVKKICMQRFIKIDGKVRTDITYPAGFMDVISIDKTGENFRLVYDTKGRFAVHRITPEEAKYKLCKVRKIFVGTKGIPHLVTHDARTIRYPDPLIKVNDTIQIDLETGKITDFIKFDTGNLCMVTGGANLGRIGVITNRERHPGSFDVVHVKDANGNSFATRLSNIFVIGKGNKPWISLPRGKGIRLTIAEERDKRLAAKQSSG; encoded by the exons ATGCTGGATAAATTGACCGGCGttttt GCTCCTCGTCCATCCACTGGTCCCCACAAGCTGAGAGAGTGTCTTCCACTCATCATTTTCCTAAGGAACAGGCTTAAGTATGCCCTGACAGGAGATGAAGTAAAGAAGATTTGTATGCAGCGCTTCATTAAGATTGATGGCAAGGTCAGAACTGATATAACCTATCCTGCTGGTTTTATGG ATGTTATTAGCATTGACAAGACTGGAGAGAATTTCCGTCTGGTTTATGACACCAAGGGTCGTTTTGCTGTTCATCGTATTACACCTgaagaggccaag TACAAGTTGTGCAAAGTGAGAAAAATCTTTGTGGGCACAAAAGGAATCCCTCATCTGGTGACCCATGATGCTCGTACCATCCGCTATCCCGATCCTCTCATCAAGGTGAATGACACCATTCAGATTGATTTGGAGACTGGCAAGATTACTGATTTCATCAAGTTTGACACAG GTaacctgtgtatggtgactgGAGGTGCTAACCTGGGAAGAATTGGTGTGATCACCAACAGAGAAAGACATCCTGGGTCTTTTGATGTAGTTCATGTGAAAGATGCCAATGGCAACAGCTTTGCCACTCGCCTCTCCAACATTTTTGTTATTGGCAAA GGTAACAAACCATGGATTTCTCTTCCCCGAGGAAAAGGTATCCGCCTCACCATTGCTGAAGAGAGGGACAAGAGACTGGCAGCCAAACAGAGCAGTGGGTGA
- the RPS4X gene encoding 40S ribosomal protein S4, X isoform isoform X1 — protein sequence MARGPKKHLKRVAAPKHWMLDKLTGVFAPRPSTGPHKLRECLPLIIFLRNRLKYALTGDEVKKICMQRFIKIDGKVRTDITYPAGFMDVISIDKTGENFRLVYDTKGRFAVHRITPEEAKYKLCKVRKIFVGTKGIPHLVTHDARTIRYPDPLIKVNDTIQIDLETGKITDFIKFDTGNLCMVTGGANLGRIGVITNRERHPGSFDVVHVKDANGNSFATRLSNIFVIGKGNKPWISLPRGKGIRLTIAEERDKRLAAKQSSG from the exons ATG GCTCGTGGTCCCAAGAAGCATCTGAAGCGGGTAGCAGCTCCAAAGCATTGGATGCTGGATAAATTGACCGGCGttttt GCTCCTCGTCCATCCACTGGTCCCCACAAGCTGAGAGAGTGTCTTCCACTCATCATTTTCCTAAGGAACAGGCTTAAGTATGCCCTGACAGGAGATGAAGTAAAGAAGATTTGTATGCAGCGCTTCATTAAGATTGATGGCAAGGTCAGAACTGATATAACCTATCCTGCTGGTTTTATGG ATGTTATTAGCATTGACAAGACTGGAGAGAATTTCCGTCTGGTTTATGACACCAAGGGTCGTTTTGCTGTTCATCGTATTACACCTgaagaggccaag TACAAGTTGTGCAAAGTGAGAAAAATCTTTGTGGGCACAAAAGGAATCCCTCATCTGGTGACCCATGATGCTCGTACCATCCGCTATCCCGATCCTCTCATCAAGGTGAATGACACCATTCAGATTGATTTGGAGACTGGCAAGATTACTGATTTCATCAAGTTTGACACAG GTaacctgtgtatggtgactgGAGGTGCTAACCTGGGAAGAATTGGTGTGATCACCAACAGAGAAAGACATCCTGGGTCTTTTGATGTAGTTCATGTGAAAGATGCCAATGGCAACAGCTTTGCCACTCGCCTCTCCAACATTTTTGTTATTGGCAAA GGTAACAAACCATGGATTTCTCTTCCCCGAGGAAAAGGTATCCGCCTCACCATTGCTGAAGAGAGGGACAAGAGACTGGCAGCCAAACAGAGCAGTGGGTGA